From the genome of Strigops habroptila isolate Jane chromosome 17, bStrHab1.2.pri, whole genome shotgun sequence, one region includes:
- the LOC115616227 gene encoding uncharacterized protein LOC115616227, producing the protein MVPLNRREGASEGLGDLGRPVSQVLARSPGRFAVQAVAEAPLTGTSPPSPFRGCRLRKCCAGGRRPTSGWGDLPLVGVEVARWAPEEVHGDDDDDDGAAADNADDGGVVVQPGGPPITWAQVGALGSLGLVGNLRPRPFRGSGLGPPAPRPLAVKLHYLAVESRSCCCEGTAELSGSLGVDLPVIRVRVWEPLRSLRWQPVWGDRPASGVRVMVPLNRREGASEGLGDLGRPVSQVLARSPGRFAVQAMAEAPLTGTSPPSPFRGCRLRKCCAGGRRPTSGWGDLPLVGVEVARWAPEEVHGDDDDDDDGAAADNADDGGVVVQPGGPPITWAQVGALGSLGLVGNLRPRPFRGSGLGPPAPRPLAVKLHYLAVESRSCCCEGTAELSGSLGVDLPVIRVRVWEPLRSLRWQPVWGDRPASGVRVMVPLNRREGASEGLGDLGRPVSQVLARSPGRFAVQAVAEAPVSRGAQPPLWPLLCMPSQFAQGARLRALLQPRPELCCASLCS; encoded by the exons CTCACAGGAACGAGCCCTCCCTCGCCCTTTAGAGGGTGCAGGTTGAGGAAGTGCTGTGCCGGAGGGCGCAGGCCCACCTCTGGCTGGGGTGACCTCCCCCTGGTTGGGGTCGAGGTTGCTCGCTGGGCTCCTGAAGAAGTACATGgcgatgatgatgatgatgatggtgctgctgctgataATGCTGATGATGGTGGTGTTGTGGTACAGCCAGGAGGCCCGCCCATAACTTGGGCGCAGGTCGGAGCCTTGGGCTCCTTGGGCCTTGTTGGGAATCTCCGGCCCCGGCCTTTCAGAG GCTCGGGGCTGGGGCCGCCGGCCCCCCGGCCTTTGGCCGTGAAGCTCCACTACCTGGCTGTTGAGTCTCGTTCCTGTTGCTGTGAGGGGACAGCCGAGCTCTCTGGCTCCCTGGGTGTCGACCTGCCTGTAATCAGGGTCCGGGTCTGGGAGCCTTTGCGCTCCCTCCGCTGGCAGCCTGTGTGGGGTGACCGCCCCGCTAGTGGGGTGCGGGTCATGGTGCCCCTCAATCGGAGAGAAGGAGCCTCCGAGGGCCTTGGGGACCTGGGCCGCCCTGTAAGTCAGGTGCTGGCCAGGAGTCCCGGGCGCTTTGCAGTGCAGGCCATGGCTGAAGCCCCC CTCACAGGAACGAGCCCTCCCTCGCCCTTTAGAGGGTGCAGGTTGAGGAAGTGCTGTGCCGGAGGGCGCAGGCCCACCTCTGGCTGGGGTGACCTCCCCCTGGTTGGGGTCGAGGTTGCTCGCTGGGCTCCTGAAGAAGTACATGgcgatgatgatgatgatgatgatggtgctgctgctgataATGCTGATGATGGTGGTGTTGTGGTACAGCCAGGAGGCCCGCCCATAACTTGGGCGCAGGTCGGAGCCTTGGGCTCCTTGGGCCTTGTTGGGAATCTCCGGCCCCGGCCTTTCAGAG GCTCGGGGCTGGGGCCGCCGGCCCCCCGGCCTTTGGCCGTGAAGCTCCACTACCTGGCTGTTGAGTCTCGTTCCTGTTGCTGTGAGGGGACAGCCGAGCTCTCTGGCTCCCTGGGTGTCGACCTGCCTGTAATCAGGGTCCGGGTCTGGGAGCCTTTGCGCTCCCTCCGCTGGCAGCCTGTGTGGGGTGACCGCCCCGCTAGTGGGGTGCGGGTCATGGTGCCCCTCAATCGGAGAGAAGGAGCCTCCGAGGGCCTTGGGGACCTGGGCCGCCCTGTAAGTCAGGTGCTGGCCAGGAGTCCCGGGCGCTTTGCAGTGCAGGCCGTGGCTGAAGCCCCCGTGAGCAGGGGTGCTCAGCCTCCTCTTTGGCCGTTGCTTTGCATGCCCAGCCAATTTGCCCAGGGTGCCCGCCTGcgagccctgctccagccccggcCAGAACTCTGCTGTGCGTCGCTCTG cagctga